AAGCCTGGCTGAAGACACTCGAAGGGGATCGTATACTGGCCAATAAATTCATCCCCAATGTAGTCATCGTCTAGCACCACAAAGCGCACCATCGCAAGTTCTGGGAGATTAATCTGGAATTCAAAGCTCTCATCAAAGAGAGGGTTGTCCCCATTCTGGTTAACCGTTTTAGTCCTTTGTTCGGCACAGTCAGCAGGAATGCCGTGTATCTCCACATATACATAGGGGTCTACTACATCTCCTTTGGCACCTGAGCCTTTGGGTTTGGGGAAGTTTTGTCCACTGATGATCTTGATGTGTAAGAGCTGTGGAGAAACACCAGGCACTGAATCCTTAGTGTTGGCACTAAAATATGAAACCTGCTCCCTCATGATTGCTGGACGCAGCACATAACCACAATTCCCATTCTGACGGAACCAACCGATGTTCAAATCCATCATCAGGCCCGGAGTCTGGTAGTTCATTGCCACGATCTGGCAGCCACACTTCCAGAAGTCTTGTGGATTCATGTTGCTAGAGTCAATTCGCATGGGACTGGGGTAAACTCGTGCTAGAAACCTCTTGTTATAGTTAACAAATTCACCTGGGGAGTCGCTGGCACAACGACTAGCAAAGACCTCATTAAAGGAGCAGAGCTCCCAGTACTTCTGGCACTGGAAAGATGTTTGGAAGTCTTTGAACTCCACAGACTTGCACAAAGTCACCAGATCAGAGAGGTCTTTAGAAAGCTGGAATTTCTTAGgtgcaacagtctgttcatcAGACTCGATGCTCACTCTCTGAGACATCTCCGCCCCTTCGTCCTCATCTGTCACCTCACCTTCTGAAGCAGTGCAGTTTGTGCTCAGTTTCTTACCCTTGAGAAGGATTTTTCCCTTCAGATCATAGGGAGTGGGGAGGTAGCAGTCCTCAGTTTTAGGAGTATCTAGGTAGAGCTTGTCTCCAAAGATCTTCTTTAGGTGCTGAAACATgactctctgctgttttaaggAGCAATGGTTTTCCAAACACAGTATCAGTGGAAACTCAGATGCAACAAAGGCATACTTGTTGATGACATCAATGACGCTGCGAAAAACAATCTGTGAAGTCATTGTGTGACCAGTGTAAATGACAGGTTCATTATCAGGCCCATCCCACACATCCAGCTCTACACTGCGGCAGCCCATCTTAAGGGCACGGATATACCCCGTCACATCTGAGGGACCTCTGAACTGATCTTCTATCAGGTAGGTATTGTGGGATGAATTGATGTAATAGTGGGACAAGGGTTGGTTCATGTCTTGGCAGACTGTTTTTTGTTCTGGGTCAAATATATGGCACTCTGGTGACATAAGATAATTGGTGAAGCCATGGAGAGATAGCCAACCCTTGAGCTGGCCCTCTTTAGATGGTTCATATTTCTGAATGACCTCTAAGCTTGTGTCTTCACTAACTTCTGCCATTCCTTGTTCAGCCTCCAGAAATATCATTAAGTCTTTGCTATCCATAAATTCTTTGTTGCTAGAGAActgaacaaagagaaaataaatttcTGGCCTGGTAGAGAGATCATGAAAGACCTCAATGAACTCCTCTTTTGTTACATCAGAacctgttttgtcttttgctttgtGAAGTTCCTTGAACTTTAGctctattttcacatttttaagtCCTGGGTTTAGCCTCTTGACAAGCTGCACAGCAGCACATATGGTTATTTGTCTGCTGTTGTTACTGTCAACCTCATCAAAAAATTCACCTAGCCACGATAAATGCATGTTGTTCTGACTGGTCTCCATCATGTTTAATGTATGTTTACCATAGGAAATCAGGTACCTCAGCCCTGTAACCCATATGTTGGCTACATCTGCAGTGTTTGCCACCAAGTCCAGAGACTCATAGTTTTCCCCAAAGATGATTGAGAAAGCACAGTCCTCTGATATCTGATCATAGGTTCCATTAGTTCTAAAAGTGTCTGTATTTTTTCCTGTCCGAACCTCCTTGATGGATTTTACATCTATTTTGGCTTTTTCTGATTCTTTCTTCGAGGGTTCCCATCTCAAGGACTGCATGTCGGCATCAAGGAGAAAGTAACGGTGGTAAATGCGTGAATTGGACCGCACTTTCTTCAGCTCGGAACCATCCACCATTGCACTGATGCAGTCGCTCGCACTGCTGATTTTCTTCTCAGTGGGCATGCTGCTGAATGATACagtcttctttctttctttacgTTGTCTTGAGCCATCCtgcagtgaaagagaaaaacattttccatgaactatttattcatattttcataagAACTGAACAATTCATAGACATATTATTTCAGACTCTTCAAAcaatgaaacattatttatgtttaaccTTTCTTTATaactgaagaaacagaaacattaagatCAGCTCTAAACTGTTTTATGGCGAAGCTTGATGGTACTTGAAGTATAACAGTATAAACCCTTAATGTTCATTTTCCAGTGGGGTTTACTGAAAGGTTGGAAATCCTCACATCACATGTGATCAAACTCAGATATGCATATGTCAACTACCACCTAAACTTCACTGTCAAGAAAGGATAAGCAAAGTCACAATATGATGGATTACATGTATAATTTCCATGTGTCTACATCTACAGACTCGCACCCTTTAATAAATTTTCAGTGACAAAAATTGACTCTTTGTGGTAGTTCTGAAatctttttcatcatctttttcctctccactgtcacttaGGGGAGATTATTTGTTAGGTTtcctatataattctgtaaagttttaacctttaaatgtggttttctaTATTTGAATACAGAATTTACAGATTggagaaatgataaataaaacacacagacacaccttcATACATAATgtagatgtaaatgtaatagTCACATTCTTTTCTGAGTCTTACACTTGAGAGGATTTCAGTTTATAAAAGGAAAGCTTAGAACCCAAATGCATGACTGCAGATAATCCTTATGATCAGAGCAAGAATGTGAACTTCATGTTAACCTTGAATTATAGTCATAGTTTACTGATAGATATGATGTGACTGGTTCCTGTTGTATTACCAGGACTGCTGCCAGCCATTCTCCTCAGGATTTCCCTCTACTTCCTTTACcacatttagaaaacaataTGGCACACACCCATCTCTCTGTTATAGCATGTGTTATTGTTTCCTGAGAAAACTATTTCTTATGCAACAGTCTCTGTATTGAATCTGGTCGGCGTCAGGTGGCGCtagatgttttttctgtttgatttatttattttttagcattaAGTGTAGTTTTATTGGTCCTTAAATGGTATGAAAAAAAGATTGGTTTATTTATAGTTATATCAGATATTTACTTTATAGGGTAGGATTCCTTTTAGACATTTGTATCATGTAATCTCAGTTGAAGTTcgacaataaaaaatgaatcatGATCAAGGTTTCTTTGTTAACCAGGCCAAAACATATctcaaaacagcttttaaaatggaaatatctGAAAGGTCCAAGTAATTCCAGCATGCTACCTTAATTATGATCTTGGCTTTTGTTATAGAACATAAGTTGACTAATGTACCTTTAAAATTGATCCAAAGTCGGCACGTCACCTGCATAATTTGACTATGTGTGTATTTACCTCGACTGTGCAGCATTTGACTTGGaaagtttctttaaaaacagaaattacagGACCCCAGCAAGTATATACTGAGTCACTAATATTGATCAACAACAATATCCAAACCCAACTAGTGCGTGATCATCATTTTGTATTAGTACTGTCACTAAAGAGAACACTGCATTTTGGCAGGCaagtacacaaaacacactgttgtaCGATAAAGTTACTCATCACCTTTCTGAAATCTGTATCTTTTTACCACAACTTCAGGGGAACTAAGGTTAAAGTCTGTCTTACACTGTTAAAGGAATTTTTGCATAACTGTTGTTTAACAGAGCTCATTATCCATTACCCCGTCACCAggtttacttttcttttaagttATATACAGAAAGAAATtcttgataaaaaaaagtgagatGAACATAAAATGAATACAAGGTGTTCTCACTGTGGTTGATAATAAAGAAGCAATAACAAGACTAAACCTAGTTGGCACACCCTGAAAGGAGAAATTACTTTTAGGTTTACTTTTTCAAtatgtttgatgtgtttgaGAATGTGCACGTGTGTTGGGTGagtgaaggacacagagaaTGAGTCAGCTAGAGGCAGCACAGGAAGAAACAATGAGAAAGCAAGATGGAGAGAGTGACTAAGTAAGAGACAGTATCACCAAATGCTCACAGATCCCATAGGAATCTGAATCCCCTAATGGGCTGAATGCTGCATTTTTTCTGGCTCAGTGAGCAGCTATGAACTGTCTGTACAACTTAGGACATCACAGGGGACCCATTACTTTCTGCGTCACTGTTTTACCTACATCCTGAACAACAGCAATATGAATCATATTGCAGCATAAGCCTGCTTTCAGCTTTCAGCTCCAGATATGGCTTAATTTCACAATAATGAAAAGGTAGAAATCAGATGAGAGAATTTCATCCAAATACACACTAGGTACAAATTTTGCTCTCTTATATTAGCCTACAACAACCTGTTGTTACAATTGTTGGGTTACTAGTAATGCTTAAATAGAAACCATTCAGGTATCAGTCATTCAGTCTTTTTCATGTGGATGTAACATCAGCCAATGCACTTAGAAAGGTATGAGAGAAACTGAGTTTTCCAATTTGTGATTAATGTCAGGTGGACATGACAGACTTTAAGACACACTGACATCCACCTACAACAGAGACAACATATAACCTCATCTACTGTTCTACAAACACAAGCATTCTTCTTTGTTTTGCCTCTAGTTAACAACATGACTGATGTAATCAGGAAGTTGGCTGTACAAGGGTCTGTACATTTGACATAAAGTGGCTTTCATCTAGTCATTCTATCATAAAGCCTTGATTGATGGACTGCTGCTGAGCTGGTAGTTTCTCCATATCTGCAGAGGAGTTCTTAAACTCTATTAGAATGACTGGTTTCTGTTCACTCCCCTGACCAAGGTACTTCTTGCCTGGTTACTAAATGAAGTCAGTGTGCTCCTAGGAACACTAAAAGctttaatgaataaaaagaaagaattttgatttattattattattattattattattattatatttatttcctgtggaTCACAAGGTTTTATGTTACCAATCAACATGAAGAGGACAGCCTTTATTAGAAGTGTCTGCACATACACCCACGCTTCCTCCTTCACCCACTGTCT
This genomic stretch from Anabas testudineus chromosome 16, fAnaTes1.2, whole genome shotgun sequence harbors:
- the LOC113169383 gene encoding inactive phospholipase C-like protein 2, with the protein product MLEVPMAECGEDGSLPPLNLGDTAVPSDEDTGKTHCEVSVLNGECGMSENMVGSGSIVAPGNEAGVDTANTSVGLDGKSDLPRRSSIIKDGSRQRKERKKTVSFSSMPTEKKISSASDCISAMVDGSELKKVRSNSRIYHRYFLLDADMQSLRWEPSKKESEKAKIDVKSIKEVRTGKNTDTFRTNGTYDQISEDCAFSIIFGENYESLDLVANTADVANIWVTGLRYLISYGKHTLNMMETSQNNMHLSWLGEFFDEVDSNNSRQITICAAVQLVKRLNPGLKNVKIELKFKELHKAKDKTGSDVTKEEFIEVFHDLSTRPEIYFLFVQFSSNKEFMDSKDLMIFLEAEQGMAEVSEDTSLEVIQKYEPSKEGQLKGWLSLHGFTNYLMSPECHIFDPEQKTVCQDMNQPLSHYYINSSHNTYLIEDQFRGPSDVTGYIRALKMGCRSVELDVWDGPDNEPVIYTGHTMTSQIVFRSVIDVINKYAFVASEFPLILCLENHCSLKQQRVMFQHLKKIFGDKLYLDTPKTEDCYLPTPYDLKGKILLKGKKLSTNCTASEGEVTDEDEGAEMSQRVSIESDEQTVAPKKFQLSKDLSDLVTLCKSVEFKDFQTSFQCQKYWELCSFNEVFASRCASDSPGEFVNYNKRFLARVYPSPMRIDSSNMNPQDFWKCGCQIVAMNYQTPGLMMDLNIGWFRQNGNCGYVLRPAIMREQVSYFSANTKDSVPGVSPQLLHIKIISGQNFPKPKGSGAKGDVVDPYVYVEIHGIPADCAEQRTKTVNQNGDNPLFDESFEFQINLPELAMVRFVVLDDDYIGDEFIGQYTIPFECLQPGFRHIPLQSLTGELLPHSLLFVHVAITNRRGGGKPHKRGLSVRKGKRSREYASMRVLLIKAVDDVFKTAIVPLREATDLRENMQNAIVSFKELCGLSAVANLKQCILALSPRLIGPDNSPLLVFNLNDQYPNMEAQGLIPEVLKKVTTNYEMVIQTSKTLLENFDGVYERILQTQKAAMEFHENLHELAVKEGLKGRKLHKAVESFTWNITILKGQADLLKHARSEVQENLKQIHYAALTSNLSKGGAVGGSTGSESKSRRSLEAIPEKATAEEELTDEDN